Proteins from a genomic interval of Rosa chinensis cultivar Old Blush chromosome 2, RchiOBHm-V2, whole genome shotgun sequence:
- the LOC112184992 gene encoding CCR4-NOT transcription complex subunit 9 — protein MERDPRRGSNITASIANLPESLLGDQPSPPPGGGGRAFPTMPGSEFARSIYADPARREVEQLIEELNDRRTREQALQGLSKLKEVPDVALLLWHTSGLMFMLLREITGVYHLMSTPNLTQEVSNRVCNTITLFQCIASHLETRKPFIRASMPLYLYPFIGTENKDKPHEYLRLSSLGALGALVKGHPPSRDEVDPEIIHFLLESQVFCHCIRCMEVGGVLSRTRFENIYVPLNVPAHVLQVATFVVERILTTDEGLNYCCNFGDRFYVVTHVLGKMTDKLLEEPSARLLKLIIKCFLILSRGPRYAMTNEIILNS, from the exons ATGGAGAGAGATCCGAGGAGAGGCAGCAATATCACTGCCTCAATTGCTAACCTTCCAGAATCATTGTTGGGCGATcaaccatcaccaccaccaggAGGAGGAGGCAGGGCGTTTCCAACCATGCCTGGGTCGGAGTTTGCCCGATCCATTTACGCCGACCCGGCCAGAAGGGAGGTAGAGCAGTTGATTGAGGAGCTTAACGATCGTCGTACCCGAGAACAGGCTCTACAAGGTCTCTCTAAG CTGAAGGAGGTTCCTGACGTGGCTCTATTACTGTGGCATACCAGTGGTCTCATGTTTATGCTCCTAAGG GAAATAACTGGTGTATACCACCTGATGTCAACCCCAAATCTTACTCAGGAAGTATCAAACCGAGTTTGCAATACCATAACTCTGTTTCAG TGTATAGCTTCTCATCTAGAGACAAGAAAGCCATTTATCAGAG CTAGCATGCCATTGTATCTCTACCCTTTCATTGGCACTGAGAACAAGGACAAGCCTCATGAATATCTCAGACTATCCAGCTTAGGTGCTCTTGGGGCCCTAGTGAAG GGTCACCCACCAAGTAGAGACGAAGTTGATCCAGAAATTATACATTTCCTCCTAGAAAGCCAGGTATTTTGCCACTGCATCCGCTGCATGGAAGTTGGCGGTGTATTGTCAAGAACT AGGTTTGAGAATATTTATGTTCCTTTGAATGTGCCCGCACATGTTCTGCAGGTGGCTACATTTGTAGTTGAAAGAATTCTGACAACTGATGAGGGACTCAACTACTGCTGCAATTTCGGGGATCGGTTTTATGTAGTAACTCATGTTCTTGGAAAGATGACTGATAAGCTTCTTGAAGAACCTTCTGCCCGCCTGCTTAAACTTATCATAAAGTGCTTTCTTATACTGTCGAGAGGTCCAAGGTATGCAATGACTAATGAGATTATTCTCAATAGTTAA